Proteins from one Verrucomicrobiota bacterium genomic window:
- the cysE gene encoding serine O-acetyltransferase — protein MPNEDPVWNQLRQEAKKTAASEKLLSSFLEEVILSQASLDRAISFLLAQKLGCQNLPVITLFDLFTHISKEDKVFRDAIRTDLRAISDRDPASNGVLAPFLYFKGFHSLTAYRFAHHLWTSNRTCLALFLQSLISEKFGVDIHPAAKIGKGILIDHATCLVIGETAVVGNNVSILHDVTLGGTGKEKGDRHPKVSAGVLIGAGAKILGNVRIGIGAKIGAGSVVLTDVPNHCSAAGVPAKIVGKCQFDQPALSMDHQLEHDPAI, from the coding sequence ATGCCAAACGAAGACCCAGTCTGGAATCAACTCCGGCAAGAAGCAAAAAAAACAGCAGCCAGCGAAAAGCTGCTATCCAGTTTTCTGGAGGAAGTTATCTTAAGCCAGGCATCGCTCGATCGGGCGATCAGCTTCCTCCTGGCTCAGAAACTGGGTTGCCAGAATCTTCCAGTCATCACCTTGTTTGACCTGTTTACCCACATTTCTAAGGAAGATAAAGTATTTCGCGATGCGATTCGCACTGACCTAAGGGCGATTTCCGACCGGGATCCGGCGTCCAATGGCGTGTTGGCACCCTTCCTATATTTTAAAGGTTTCCATTCGCTGACGGCCTATCGATTCGCCCATCACCTTTGGACCTCCAATCGCACATGCCTGGCGCTCTTCCTCCAAAGTCTCATCTCAGAGAAGTTTGGTGTAGACATTCATCCGGCGGCGAAAATCGGGAAAGGCATCCTTATTGATCATGCCACCTGTTTAGTCATTGGTGAAACAGCGGTAGTCGGAAACAATGTGTCGATTTTACACGACGTCACCCTTGGTGGGACAGGTAAAGAAAAGGGAGATCGTCATCCAAAAGTCTCAGCCGGCGTCCTTATTGGCGCGGGGGCTAAAATTCTAGGTAATGTAAGGATAGGCATTGGAGCAAAAATCGGTGCAGGCAGCGTCGTACTTACAGACGTTCCCAATCATTGCTCAGCAGCGGGCGTTCCAGCCAAGATCGTTGGTAAATGCCAATTCGACCAACCGGCCCTGAGTATGGACCACCAGTTGGAGCACGACCCTGCGATTTAA
- the priA gene encoding primosomal protein N', whose amino-acid sequence MAVKIARVLPISGFEKLLDYRVPPTIENTLKLGCLVRIPIRNRHELGVVLEFPKTGQFPPEKLKQITQQVMKYPALTSDSTKLMHWMHDYYGAGYESILETFIPAAVRKGMGQKLEKQIVINGPFSADEFDKLNKRARKQAVAYQFLRDQIKPLKKSLVVKRLRTSASVIDGLIEKGLVKEVSEVIERTAYDDELSEEEEVEDQVFDLTEEQTRCVASIEKSIQAKKFQVHLLHGVTGSGKTEIYLRAIASVIKAGKTVIFLVPEVALTPQTVSRLRGRFDRFDFKTVVWHSHLSSGERLDAWTSLAAGEAKVVVGARSALFAPLANVGLIIVDEEHEPAYKQEETPRYHARDVAVYRSKLANAVCVLGSATPSLESLYNVSTKKYISDRLFKRVDNRLMPTVHVVDMRQEFISQKGAVTLSRRLVNDLRDRLEKKEQSILFINRRGYSRSMICPECGWVGMCKHCSIPMTFHRKAGKLVCHLCAAEEQAHHRCPECRSSKIKWQGTGTQKVEEVIKQVLPHAVVVRIDADSMQKKNLFRKILGDFRRGRIDILVGTQMIAKGLDFPNVTLVGLIDADISMHVPDFRAHERTFQLLVQVAGRAGRGDLSGEVLVQSFTPSAGPIQYARREDFDGFLEEELQTRKEHQYPPYRNLIHHMFRGMNPEKVAFYAEQWVKHLEKSDLNWLEIRGPVPAPIEKIKDYYRYQVWYFTKNVSKTMPALLQLREKFPMSEDVIDVFDVNPVNLV is encoded by the coding sequence ATGGCGGTGAAAATAGCCCGGGTGCTGCCGATTAGCGGATTTGAAAAGCTCCTTGATTATCGGGTGCCTCCCACCATCGAAAACACTCTTAAGTTGGGGTGTTTGGTACGCATTCCTATTCGAAATCGGCATGAGCTTGGCGTGGTTTTGGAGTTTCCCAAAACGGGACAATTTCCGCCGGAGAAACTGAAGCAAATTACCCAGCAGGTGATGAAGTATCCGGCCCTTACCTCCGATTCCACCAAGTTGATGCATTGGATGCATGACTATTATGGGGCAGGTTACGAATCGATCCTTGAAACTTTCATCCCAGCAGCTGTTCGCAAGGGTATGGGCCAAAAGCTGGAGAAACAGATCGTTATCAATGGTCCGTTTTCGGCTGACGAATTTGACAAGCTCAACAAGCGTGCTCGGAAACAAGCGGTGGCGTATCAGTTTTTGAGAGATCAAATTAAACCACTGAAAAAGAGCCTCGTTGTGAAGCGGTTGAGGACATCGGCTTCCGTGATCGATGGCTTGATCGAAAAAGGATTAGTGAAGGAAGTCTCAGAAGTGATTGAACGTACGGCCTATGATGACGAGCTTTCAGAAGAGGAAGAAGTTGAAGATCAAGTATTTGATCTTACAGAGGAGCAAACCCGCTGTGTTGCCTCCATCGAAAAGAGTATCCAGGCGAAAAAATTTCAAGTGCACTTGCTGCACGGTGTAACCGGGTCGGGGAAAACTGAGATTTATCTGAGGGCAATCGCTTCTGTGATTAAGGCCGGTAAAACCGTTATCTTTCTGGTTCCCGAAGTAGCGCTTACACCGCAAACTGTCAGTCGTCTTCGGGGACGTTTTGACCGCTTCGATTTTAAAACGGTGGTTTGGCATAGTCACCTCAGTAGCGGTGAGCGGTTGGATGCCTGGACGAGTCTTGCCGCAGGCGAGGCGAAGGTCGTTGTTGGTGCTCGGTCTGCCTTATTCGCCCCCCTCGCTAATGTGGGGTTGATCATCGTTGATGAAGAACATGAACCTGCCTATAAACAGGAAGAAACGCCCCGTTACCATGCGAGAGACGTAGCGGTTTATCGATCGAAGTTAGCTAATGCGGTATGTGTTCTTGGTTCGGCGACGCCATCACTGGAATCTCTCTACAATGTTTCTACTAAGAAATATATTTCGGATAGATTGTTTAAACGGGTAGATAATCGGCTTATGCCCACTGTTCATGTGGTCGACATGCGACAGGAATTTATTAGCCAAAAGGGGGCGGTTACACTGTCTCGGCGGTTGGTCAATGACCTGCGGGATCGGCTTGAGAAAAAAGAACAGTCGATCCTGTTTATCAACAGGCGTGGTTACTCGAGGAGTATGATTTGCCCGGAGTGCGGCTGGGTAGGAATGTGTAAGCATTGTTCGATCCCCATGACCTTCCACCGAAAAGCAGGGAAATTGGTCTGTCATCTTTGTGCAGCTGAGGAGCAGGCGCACCATCGTTGTCCAGAGTGCCGCTCATCCAAGATCAAGTGGCAGGGAACAGGCACTCAGAAAGTAGAGGAAGTGATTAAACAAGTATTGCCGCACGCCGTTGTTGTTCGGATCGATGCTGATTCCATGCAGAAGAAAAATCTCTTTCGCAAAATACTCGGAGATTTTCGACGGGGGCGTATCGATATACTCGTGGGCACTCAGATGATCGCGAAAGGTCTGGATTTCCCCAATGTAACTCTTGTCGGATTAATTGACGCGGATATATCGATGCACGTACCTGATTTTCGGGCACACGAACGAACCTTTCAGCTTCTGGTACAGGTAGCAGGTCGGGCAGGGCGCGGAGACTTGTCGGGTGAAGTTCTCGTCCAGTCGTTTACACCAAGTGCGGGGCCTATCCAATACGCCCGTCGTGAAGACTTTGATGGCTTTCTTGAAGAAGAACTCCAAACCCGGAAAGAACACCAGTATCCTCCTTACCGGAATTTGATCCACCACATGTTTCGCGGGATGAATCCCGAGAAGGTGGCTTTTTATGCTGAGCAGTGGGTGAAACATCTGGAAAAATCCGATTTGAACTGGTTGGAGATCCGAGGTCCTGTCCCTGCACCCATTGAAAAGATAAAGGACTACTATCGCTACCAAGTTTGGTATTTTACCAAAAATGTTTCCAAAACGATGCCTGCTTTACTCCAACTCAGAGAGAAATTTCCGATGTCGGAGGACGTGATTGACGTCTTCGATGTCAACCCGGTCAACCTCGTCTAA
- the nadA gene encoding quinolinate synthase NadA, giving the protein MPNVLDYEPLIISSKDFQEEPLTAIQKEILELKKERNAVILAHNYQVDSIQRIADYVGDSLGLSYRAAEADADVILFCGVHFMAETAKIVNPGKTVILPDLEAGCSLSDSCPAEKLATYKAANPDTYVVAYINCSAAVKALSDVICTSGNAAKIVNQVPPDKDILFVPDQNLGQWVSKQTGRKLKLWPGSCYAHVLFTVQSLEKLKGQFPGAPIVAHPECVETVRDIADEVCSTEKMLSFCKEHPSEDIIVVTETGMLNRLRREIPGKRFIAGPTDTCACNDCRFMKMNTVEKVRDALKTLSPTIEMDEAIREKAFVPIKRMLDWSR; this is encoded by the coding sequence ATGCCAAACGTGCTTGATTACGAACCTCTGATTATCTCATCCAAAGATTTTCAAGAAGAACCGCTGACAGCCATTCAGAAAGAAATTCTTGAGCTCAAGAAAGAAAGGAACGCGGTCATCCTGGCTCACAATTACCAGGTAGATTCCATTCAAAGAATTGCCGACTACGTGGGAGATTCTTTAGGACTTTCCTACCGAGCCGCTGAAGCCGATGCAGACGTAATTCTTTTTTGTGGAGTACATTTCATGGCGGAGACTGCCAAAATCGTGAACCCGGGAAAGACCGTCATTCTCCCTGATCTTGAAGCCGGTTGTTCGCTTTCCGATTCTTGCCCAGCCGAGAAACTTGCGACTTATAAGGCAGCGAATCCCGATACCTACGTGGTAGCGTATATCAATTGCTCTGCCGCTGTTAAGGCGTTGAGTGATGTGATTTGTACGAGTGGGAATGCCGCCAAAATTGTAAACCAGGTTCCTCCGGATAAGGATATTCTTTTTGTTCCCGATCAAAACCTTGGACAGTGGGTTTCCAAACAAACAGGTCGCAAGCTCAAGCTGTGGCCAGGCAGTTGTTACGCACACGTTCTCTTTACTGTTCAATCCCTGGAGAAATTAAAGGGCCAGTTTCCAGGCGCTCCTATCGTTGCTCACCCGGAGTGTGTAGAAACGGTCAGAGATATCGCAGACGAAGTTTGTAGCACCGAAAAAATGCTCAGCTTCTGCAAAGAACACCCATCGGAAGATATTATTGTGGTGACAGAAACGGGAATGCTCAACCGACTCCGGAGGGAAATCCCTGGAAAACGGTTTATTGCCGGACCTACCGATACCTGTGCCTGTAACGACTGTCGCTTCATGAAAATGAATACCGTCGAAAAAGTACGGGATGCGCTTAAGACACTTTCACCCACTATTGAGATGGACGAAGCCATTCGCGAAAAAGCCTTTGTCCCAATCAAACGAATGCTCGATTGGAGCCGGTAG
- a CDS encoding Fur family transcriptional regulator, which translates to MATSDISSSRENFRSHLAERRLRVTNQRLAIFDAAFCSEDHFTAEDLLDRSRKIDHTVSRATVYRTLPILTECGLVREVDIGKDYKFYYTPRAEEPTQAQVICTDCEKIFETDAPFLEWYGQSVAQKLGLSVRTQRLQVSANCERLKENGICENQT; encoded by the coding sequence ATGGCTACCAGCGATATCAGTTCAAGCAGAGAAAACTTTAGGTCACATTTGGCTGAGCGAAGGCTTAGGGTGACCAATCAGCGCTTGGCCATTTTCGATGCAGCCTTCTGTTCGGAGGACCATTTTACGGCAGAAGACCTGCTCGACCGTTCCCGTAAAATCGACCACACCGTTAGCCGGGCGACCGTTTACCGCACATTGCCGATACTTACCGAATGTGGGCTGGTGCGCGAGGTAGATATCGGGAAAGACTATAAATTTTACTACACACCACGAGCTGAAGAACCTACTCAAGCCCAAGTCATCTGCACGGACTGTGAAAAAATCTTCGAAACCGATGCCCCATTCCTCGAATGGTACGGCCAATCAGTCGCCCAGAAGCTCGGACTCTCCGTAAGAACACAACGTCTACAAGTCTCGGCCAACTGCGAACGCCTCAAGGAAAACGGTATTTGCGAGAACCAGACCTGA
- a CDS encoding arsenate reductase ArsC, whose translation MKPHVLILCTGNSCRSHMGEGILRAAAADLFEVHSAGSNPAGYVHLHAIAVMKEIGIDISGHTSKPLEPFLKQKIDTVITVCGNANEACPVFPGNLHRYHWGFEDPAHAEGTEEEIIEKFRSIRDQIKLVFEAFVDGYRQAL comes from the coding sequence ATGAAACCACACGTTCTCATTCTTTGCACGGGCAACTCATGTAGAAGTCACATGGGAGAAGGTATTTTGAGAGCTGCCGCTGCCGATCTGTTTGAGGTCCACAGCGCTGGTTCAAATCCTGCAGGTTATGTTCATCTACATGCGATAGCCGTCATGAAAGAAATCGGAATCGATATTTCTGGCCATACCTCGAAACCGTTGGAACCATTTCTAAAACAGAAAATCGATACAGTCATCACCGTATGTGGAAATGCGAACGAAGCTTGCCCAGTATTTCCGGGAAACCTCCACCGCTACCATTGGGGCTTTGAAGATCCAGCTCATGCGGAGGGAACTGAGGAAGAAATAATTGAAAAGTTTCGCTCGATTCGTGACCAGATAAAGCTGGTTTTTGAAGCCTTTGTAGACGGTTACCGTCAAGCTTTGTGA
- a CDS encoding aquaporin has product MSDNTRSALAEAIGTLFFVFIGGGSIIIHQITGSGLISIAVAHGLALSIAVSATMNVSGGHINPAVTIGFLVAGKIEAAKAITYIVAQLVGATIAGFLLLAFFPSEAAQAVHLGTPALGQGTSVGMGLGIEILTTFFLMWGIIGTAAGNKAPGGLGGFGVGLTLGLVILATGPLTGAALNPARHFGTAIAAGYFDNIWIYWVGPILGGIIGINLLLKILSPDEKS; this is encoded by the coding sequence ATGAGTGATAACACACGCTCCGCTCTGGCAGAAGCCATCGGAACTTTATTCTTCGTATTCATAGGAGGTGGCTCGATCATCATCCATCAGATTACTGGCTCCGGCTTGATTAGCATTGCGGTGGCCCACGGTCTTGCCCTGTCAATCGCTGTCTCCGCCACGATGAATGTATCAGGTGGGCACATCAACCCCGCGGTAACCATCGGATTCCTCGTAGCAGGAAAAATTGAGGCAGCCAAAGCAATAACCTACATTGTTGCTCAATTGGTTGGTGCTACCATTGCAGGCTTCTTACTTTTAGCTTTCTTCCCTTCAGAAGCTGCCCAAGCAGTACACCTCGGAACTCCCGCACTAGGGCAAGGAACAAGCGTAGGCATGGGGCTCGGAATAGAAATCCTAACCACTTTCTTCCTTATGTGGGGTATCATTGGAACGGCTGCAGGAAATAAAGCTCCCGGGGGATTGGGAGGATTCGGCGTTGGCCTGACTCTTGGTCTCGTAATTCTAGCAACCGGACCGCTCACAGGAGCCGCACTAAATCCAGCGCGTCACTTCGGAACTGCAATTGCAGCAGGGTATTTCGACAATATCTGGATTTACTGGGTAGGTCCTATCCTAGGTGGAATAATCGGCATCAATCTTTTGCTGAAAATTCTAAGCCCGGACGAAAAGAGTTAA
- a CDS encoding PhzF family phenazine biosynthesis protein has translation MQLPIYQIDAFTDQIFGGNPAAVCPLESWLPDTLMQSIASENNLAETAFFVKENDTYRIRWFTPATEVNLCGHATLASAYVLFECLDISANSIHFTSLSGSLYVTKDTEGTLTMDFPKAKMERCATPQALWESLGAHPIECFKGEDYMAILDSEETLVNIQPDLRQMATLPVRGVVVTSRGEDCDFVSRFFAPQSGIDEDPVTGSAHCATAPYWANQLKKNTLTAIQRSKREGHILCQVSDNRVRLTGKARLYLTGHIEV, from the coding sequence ATGCAACTGCCCATTTATCAAATAGACGCATTTACCGATCAAATCTTCGGAGGCAATCCTGCGGCGGTTTGCCCGCTAGAATCTTGGTTGCCAGATACACTCATGCAATCGATCGCCTCGGAAAACAACCTGGCCGAGACAGCTTTTTTTGTAAAAGAAAACGATACCTACCGCATTCGTTGGTTTACTCCTGCTACTGAAGTCAACCTCTGTGGCCATGCGACGCTCGCAAGTGCTTATGTGTTATTCGAGTGCCTGGATATTTCAGCTAACTCTATCCATTTCACTTCCCTGAGTGGCTCCTTATATGTGACCAAGGATACAGAAGGCACCTTAACGATGGACTTTCCAAAAGCTAAAATGGAACGTTGCGCTACACCACAGGCACTTTGGGAAAGCCTCGGCGCACATCCAATCGAATGCTTCAAAGGTGAAGACTACATGGCCATACTGGATAGCGAAGAAACATTGGTTAACATTCAGCCCGATCTTCGCCAAATGGCTACGCTCCCAGTAAGAGGTGTTGTGGTTACCTCAAGAGGAGAAGACTGCGACTTTGTTTCGCGCTTCTTTGCACCTCAGTCAGGCATTGATGAAGATCCGGTAACCGGTTCAGCCCACTGCGCGACTGCTCCCTACTGGGCCAACCAATTAAAGAAAAACACGCTTACTGCCATTCAACGCTCCAAGCGAGAAGGCCACATACTCTGCCAAGTCTCGGATAACCGGGTACGCCTGACTGGAAAGGCAAGGCTTTATCTAACAGGTCATATAGAAGTGTAG